The Sediminispirochaeta smaragdinae DSM 11293 genome has a segment encoding these proteins:
- a CDS encoding alpha-mannosidase, which translates to MKKTNHTIFPQLIGERISAYAKRAAEKMWVLLEEPQFSIQIGAAESETPETLRYRPLRQGEIYAEWGWGGLWGYLTLPKALDEDPRYLFLRIQGECTIYHRGVAYAGIDTAHPYARIPEDASELYVWCGTYQTGLWMREGETQFPFPIGRSLVYGGASLVKKDPLYWEFYHRLSFLDDQVTTLLAEYGIRNKTNEYHTTLHRIPPGLRRLLQTAAKALDIYDRCGASEALKALRSTAASFQGDFFSGRIAAVGNSHLDLVWLWPRSITHKKNIHTASTLVRLLETYPKMRFTFSQPYLIEQLKDESPALYCQMRHFIENGRLELTGGMYVESDTLLPCGEALARSFVLGQQFFLKETGTYSTILWLPDVFGYSQSIPQIAVAAGCRYFFTTKLSWSALHRFPYTSFIWSSPDGSQLIAHLSQVGYESRANCGELLQCSYTNQQAGIWDTSLLTYGFGDGGGGVTEEQCERIALAESAPGIPVTYPSRADDFFRELSIYADDLPVYKGELYLEYHRGCYTTARTMKSAYRSVEKGLQTLEAAACAAGTRYDTAAFWKRLVFMQFHDALPGSSISEVYKELIPELLSTAEELAHEAETLLEGEGQFLSCFNPHAVDTIHPISLSQEELGKIQKRDGGVPWQLLSDGSSISLLHLEALEGKRIILDSKPLDSALLGRALQTDPYSVALDQVRVEFSRESGMLAALEIEGIPLLVREGFFSLHADRPSDFEAWEIDYHSSWGERVDASGSLTVTESGPLMVQITSSISIGAESSMDVRYTLYKDLPYLFISLDIDWRERYSLLTYTIPTGYKGRWARFGTPFGSIDRSAQSGSTEHEAHWEDPASRWAAITDGMGRGLAVISESTYGWRISDGDLRLSLIRSVHSSDDKNPGVSTDFPDIGRHTIRFAIGTYQGRCSDGRPNSAQAADLLYTPALTYTGDGIASFLHWIDTGSLAVGWIKECEEANGIIIRCHECAGAEGVAKLSFSLPYGLAEFVDLLERPQSELAIVRNQVSIPYKPYQLISLRLSFL; encoded by the coding sequence ATGAAAAAGACAAACCATACGATCTTTCCTCAGCTTATCGGGGAGCGTATTTCGGCATATGCAAAACGTGCGGCGGAGAAGATGTGGGTGTTGCTTGAAGAGCCGCAATTCTCGATTCAAATAGGGGCGGCCGAAAGTGAAACACCGGAGACGCTTCGGTATCGTCCCCTGAGACAGGGAGAAATCTATGCCGAATGGGGCTGGGGCGGTTTGTGGGGATACCTTACACTTCCGAAGGCTCTTGACGAAGATCCTCGCTATCTTTTCCTTCGGATACAGGGAGAGTGTACCATCTATCATCGGGGTGTTGCATACGCCGGTATCGATACGGCTCACCCCTATGCACGGATCCCGGAAGATGCGAGCGAGCTATACGTTTGGTGCGGAACCTATCAGACGGGGCTGTGGATGAGAGAAGGAGAAACGCAGTTTCCCTTTCCGATCGGAAGATCACTAGTGTACGGCGGAGCCTCTCTTGTCAAGAAAGATCCCTTGTACTGGGAATTTTATCACAGGCTCTCGTTTCTGGACGACCAGGTGACCACGCTTCTGGCTGAGTATGGAATCAGAAATAAAACGAACGAATACCATACAACGCTTCACCGCATACCGCCGGGCCTTAGAAGGCTGCTGCAAACCGCTGCAAAGGCTCTTGATATCTATGATCGCTGCGGAGCATCCGAGGCCTTGAAAGCGCTTCGCTCCACGGCTGCCTCTTTTCAAGGCGACTTTTTTTCCGGTCGTATTGCCGCCGTGGGAAATTCCCATCTCGATTTGGTATGGCTCTGGCCAAGGTCGATCACACATAAAAAGAATATTCATACCGCAAGTACGCTGGTCCGGCTTCTTGAGACCTATCCGAAGATGCGTTTCACCTTCAGTCAGCCCTATTTAATCGAGCAGCTAAAAGACGAAAGCCCGGCACTCTATTGCCAGATGCGACATTTCATAGAGAATGGCAGGCTCGAGCTTACCGGAGGGATGTATGTAGAGTCGGATACCCTGCTGCCCTGCGGGGAAGCACTTGCCCGTTCTTTTGTGCTCGGTCAACAATTCTTCCTCAAGGAGACCGGCACTTACTCCACCATTCTTTGGCTTCCCGATGTGTTTGGATATAGTCAGTCGATTCCCCAGATTGCCGTCGCTGCAGGCTGCCGCTATTTTTTCACAACAAAACTCTCCTGGTCTGCCCTTCATCGCTTCCCCTATACCAGCTTCATCTGGAGTTCCCCGGATGGATCACAACTGATAGCCCATCTATCACAGGTCGGCTATGAATCGCGGGCAAATTGCGGGGAACTTCTACAGTGCAGCTATACCAATCAACAGGCGGGAATCTGGGACACCTCCTTGCTTACCTATGGCTTTGGAGACGGTGGCGGGGGCGTTACCGAGGAGCAGTGTGAACGGATCGCCCTTGCTGAATCCGCCCCCGGCATTCCTGTAACGTATCCTTCACGAGCCGATGATTTTTTCCGGGAGCTTTCCATATATGCGGATGATCTTCCCGTCTATAAAGGTGAACTCTATCTCGAATATCACCGTGGATGTTATACCACCGCCCGCACGATGAAATCTGCATATCGGAGTGTGGAGAAGGGCTTGCAAACCCTTGAGGCCGCCGCCTGCGCGGCTGGAACTCGCTATGATACCGCAGCTTTTTGGAAACGGCTTGTTTTTATGCAGTTTCATGATGCGCTTCCGGGAAGTAGCATATCCGAGGTCTACAAAGAGCTGATTCCCGAGCTTCTTTCGACGGCCGAGGAGCTTGCGCATGAGGCAGAAACCTTACTCGAAGGTGAGGGACAATTCCTATCATGCTTCAATCCCCATGCCGTCGATACGATCCATCCGATTTCCTTGTCGCAAGAAGAGCTTGGGAAAATTCAGAAAAGGGATGGAGGAGTTCCCTGGCAGCTCCTCTCTGACGGCTCTTCGATCTCGCTGCTGCATCTGGAGGCTTTGGAGGGCAAGCGGATAATCCTGGATTCGAAGCCTCTCGACTCCGCATTGCTGGGGAGAGCGCTGCAGACCGATCCCTATTCGGTCGCGTTGGACCAGGTGCGCGTGGAATTTTCCCGGGAAAGCGGAATGCTTGCGGCTCTTGAGATAGAGGGAATACCGCTTCTGGTTCGTGAAGGCTTTTTCTCGTTGCATGCAGACCGTCCGAGCGATTTTGAGGCATGGGAGATCGACTATCATAGCTCCTGGGGAGAGAGGGTTGACGCTTCTGGCTCCCTTACCGTGACGGAATCGGGGCCGTTGATGGTTCAGATTACATCCTCAATATCGATCGGTGCGGAAAGCAGCATGGATGTCCGTTACACACTGTACAAGGACCTGCCCTATCTGTTTATTTCCCTCGATATCGATTGGCGTGAGCGCTATTCCCTCCTTACGTATACCATCCCGACCGGATATAAGGGGCGATGGGCACGATTCGGAACCCCTTTCGGCAGTATCGATCGCTCGGCCCAGAGCGGTTCGACGGAACATGAGGCCCATTGGGAGGATCCTGCAAGCCGCTGGGCGGCAATTACCGACGGTATGGGCCGGGGGCTTGCCGTGATATCAGAATCTACCTATGGGTGGCGGATCAGCGATGGAGATCTTCGCCTTTCTCTGATCAGGTCCGTTCACTCTTCCGACGATAAGAATCCCGGCGTCTCTACCGACTTCCCTGATATCGGCCGTCATACAATTCGCTTTGCCATTGGTACATATCAAGGCCGCTGTTCGGACGGCCGTCCGAACAGTGCGCAGGCCGCCGATCTTTTGTATACTCCTGCATTGACCTACACCGGCGACGGGATAGCAAGCTTCCTGCACTGGATCGACACTGGCTCCCTGGCTGTCGGATGGATAAAAGAGTGCGAAGAGGCGAACGGTATCATCATACGGTGTCATGAATGTGCGGGCGCGGAAGGGGTCGCAAAACTCTCCTTTTCTTTACCTTACGGACTGGCGGAGTTCGTCGACCTGCTCGAACGTCCACAGAGCGAATTAGCGATTGTCCGAAACCAGGTGTCGATACCCTATAAGCCCTATCAATTGATTTCACTTCGTCTTTCTTTTTTGTAG
- a CDS encoding family 4 glycosyl hydrolase → MKIVLIGAGSAMFGLGALGDIFKSKVLEGCEVALVDINHVALGEVEKVAKAYISDNGLQYTISATTERKEALKGADFVLISIEIGDRYELWEMDWHLPQQFGIKQVYGENGGPGGIFHSLRIIPPILDICSDVMDICPDALVMNLSNPMTNIMTAVVRKYPDINIVGLCHEVSSLVIHLPKILDIPFEELHIRAGGLNHFSCLLDATYRKDGSNAMPEILEKGIPYFEGTLERGLFMYIIKYFGKIPITTDSHFSEYIHWAQEVADHVGVMDFYTNYKKECLGHQVDMYNRVKSGTLPEEYWRVVPIIEGILTNDGHEELAVNILNKGYISALPEDTIVEVPGTVDGKGIQGTDVNDVMPLGFSSLLCNRIGVLRVCAEAAIQKSRELALQALLVDTTNNSILQTERLLDEVISQQKEYLGYLK, encoded by the coding sequence ATGAAAATTGTATTGATAGGTGCGGGAAGCGCCATGTTTGGATTGGGAGCACTTGGAGACATCTTTAAAAGCAAGGTACTTGAAGGCTGTGAAGTAGCGTTAGTCGATATTAACCACGTTGCCCTTGGAGAAGTCGAAAAGGTCGCCAAGGCATACATCAGTGACAACGGGTTACAATACACCATATCGGCGACAACCGAGAGGAAAGAGGCTCTTAAAGGTGCTGATTTTGTATTGATTTCAATCGAGATTGGCGACAGATATGAATTATGGGAAATGGACTGGCACCTTCCACAGCAGTTCGGAATTAAGCAGGTCTATGGAGAAAACGGAGGGCCCGGCGGAATTTTCCATTCACTTAGAATCATCCCCCCCATTTTGGATATTTGCAGCGATGTCATGGATATATGTCCCGATGCTCTGGTAATGAACCTAAGCAATCCCATGACGAATATAATGACTGCTGTTGTAAGAAAGTATCCAGACATAAACATTGTAGGTCTTTGTCATGAGGTCTCATCCCTTGTTATCCATCTGCCAAAGATTCTTGATATTCCCTTTGAAGAACTTCATATCAGGGCCGGAGGGCTTAATCATTTCAGCTGCCTTCTTGACGCCACATATAGAAAAGACGGCAGTAATGCAATGCCGGAAATTCTGGAGAAAGGCATCCCGTATTTTGAGGGAACGTTGGAACGCGGACTGTTCATGTACATTATCAAGTATTTCGGAAAAATACCGATTACAACAGACAGTCACTTTAGCGAATATATACACTGGGCCCAAGAAGTCGCCGACCATGTCGGGGTAATGGATTTTTATACAAACTACAAAAAAGAATGCCTTGGACACCAAGTAGACATGTACAACAGAGTCAAATCCGGCACACTCCCCGAGGAATACTGGAGGGTAGTACCAATTATTGAGGGGATACTTACCAACGACGGTCACGAAGAACTTGCAGTCAATATTCTCAACAAAGGATATATATCAGCACTTCCAGAGGATACTATCGTCGAAGTTCCTGGCACAGTAGATGGCAAGGGGATACAAGGTACCGATGTCAATGATGTCATGCCCCTGGGCTTCTCCTCACTACTTTGCAACAGAATCGGTGTTCTCAGAGTCTGTGCCGAAGCTGCTATTCAAAAGTCCAGAGAACTTGCCCTGCAGGCCTTGCTGGTCGATACCACCAACAATAGTATTCTTCAGACAGAACGACTGCTTGATGAAGTGATATCTCAACAAAAAGAGTATCTTGGATATTTGAAGTAG
- a CDS encoding TetR/AcrR family transcriptional regulator, whose protein sequence is MIIMPTDDTKTRIMKSTILLFNEFGPMAPMSKISERAGVAGGTPYKYFKTKEMLLLETYYYARNSIEKINRNDPLAQTSAEGIIKVIILDILRWSALYSDEHQYVEKYEDSVCYNYFSEEFSKLYVGVIRELHLWERIRNDVREDIPEVVISRIISVHCSVFSRYMSNFTMDLDAPETKALMEASADSIWNSIKK, encoded by the coding sequence ATGATAATAATGCCCACGGATGATACAAAGACCCGCATTATGAAGAGTACTATCCTTCTTTTTAACGAGTTTGGCCCTATGGCGCCTATGTCCAAAATCAGCGAAAGGGCGGGAGTTGCCGGGGGAACGCCATACAAGTATTTTAAGACCAAGGAAATGTTACTTCTTGAGACCTACTATTATGCTCGTAACAGCATAGAAAAAATAAACCGGAACGACCCGCTGGCACAAACATCTGCCGAAGGCATTATCAAGGTCATTATTTTAGACATACTCCGCTGGTCCGCTCTTTATTCGGATGAGCACCAGTACGTGGAAAAGTACGAAGATTCGGTATGCTATAATTACTTCTCTGAGGAATTCTCAAAACTGTACGTGGGCGTGATCAGGGAACTACATCTTTGGGAGCGTATTAGAAATGATGTGCGAGAAGACATCCCTGAAGTAGTTATCAGCAGGATTATCTCTGTTCATTGCAGCGTATTTAGCCGCTACATGAGTAATTTTACTATGGACTTGGATGCTCCTGAAACGAAAGCGTTGATGGAGGCCTCGGCCGATTCCATTTGGAACAGCATAAAAAAATAA
- a CDS encoding FAD-binding protein — protein MRKIISYILAAVLLLAFAGCGGGSTSAAKEGSYTPGTYTATASGMGTVAVTATVDANGITEVVLDLSDETESIGQVAGDTLKQQILDTQSEAIDGVTGATVTSSAVKSALGDCLKQARGDTSTAEAKMAPGSYSAEAYGFNIGWTDKVAVTVSDSAILSIAYGDDCGDTPPMLDTVEKRLFPRIIEAQSVGVDAVTGATATSSAVKAAVKACLIQALAAGGSDESAIAKFSAVPKKNGGNETLNTQVLVIGMGGSGTYVGLRAEEEGADVLTIEKQGRYGGTTALTSEIMSINPNRIKAAYNNGKDFCDEDAMYKAWLAYVDGDAKVDMIDLFFANSGDALDWLALDHDILFDFDPKVGFTPADVYKVKFQWYPNTNPDAPGVFGANKAEIAADFDKLVSDFTALGGKYMLETEAYELIYDGNGAVIGAKAKNLVDGTVYTINADAVVLATGGFLGSSEMTQKYLSDNYYPLKGAWNMYGSYGNDGKMIENAIENGAATYNIGMPPEVHMSGSAKFIPASYGYEIHEIEGAIGRFSGVQRVWSVADLPMYLGISGNSLAVGRDGKRFTAETGVAMLDPWIAGPNYYSIWSTDQINDIRDNGFRYDMDGVAAAFLGYLGAIPQGTPLPEAYDVLDTAIKLGYVYKADTIEELAQKIGVDPAALTATVGTYNGYCAAGEDKDFGKDPGYLEAIGDGPYYAVKMASYSYCTCAALDVNSDLQVLDTNGNPIDGLFAVGGDSMGVLFSDRKPYVTFGGANNGWALTSAYICGKTVADHVGSK, from the coding sequence ATGAGAAAGATAATCTCTTACATCCTGGCGGCTGTATTACTGCTGGCGTTTGCGGGGTGCGGCGGAGGTTCTACATCGGCTGCTAAGGAAGGCAGCTATACACCGGGTACCTACACCGCGACTGCAAGTGGGATGGGTACAGTGGCCGTCACAGCTACTGTTGATGCAAACGGCATAACGGAGGTGGTTCTCGACCTCTCCGACGAGACCGAGAGTATCGGGCAAGTTGCTGGTGATACACTGAAGCAGCAGATCCTTGATACGCAAAGCGAGGCAATAGATGGAGTGACCGGTGCCACCGTTACCTCCTCAGCCGTAAAGTCGGCTCTTGGGGATTGCCTTAAGCAGGCAAGGGGAGACACATCCACAGCTGAGGCTAAAATGGCTCCGGGCAGCTATTCCGCCGAAGCCTATGGTTTCAACATAGGCTGGACAGACAAAGTGGCGGTTACCGTCAGCGACAGTGCGATCCTTTCCATTGCCTATGGTGACGATTGCGGAGACACACCACCTATGCTGGATACCGTGGAAAAGAGGCTTTTTCCACGTATCATTGAGGCCCAGTCTGTGGGCGTTGATGCTGTTACCGGTGCTACTGCCACCAGCAGTGCTGTCAAGGCGGCGGTAAAAGCGTGCCTGATCCAGGCGCTGGCTGCCGGCGGCTCAGATGAAAGCGCCATCGCAAAATTTTCGGCTGTCCCTAAAAAGAACGGTGGCAACGAGACGCTCAACACACAGGTGCTTGTCATCGGAATGGGCGGATCAGGTACATATGTCGGCCTGCGTGCTGAAGAAGAAGGCGCGGATGTACTTACCATTGAAAAGCAGGGACGCTACGGCGGCACCACCGCTTTGACCTCTGAAATCATGTCTATCAATCCTAATCGTATCAAAGCGGCGTACAACAACGGCAAAGACTTCTGTGATGAGGACGCCATGTATAAGGCATGGCTTGCCTATGTAGATGGAGACGCCAAGGTGGACATGATCGACCTGTTCTTCGCCAATTCCGGAGACGCCCTCGACTGGCTCGCCTTGGATCACGACATCCTCTTCGACTTTGATCCCAAGGTCGGTTTCACGCCTGCAGACGTTTACAAAGTGAAGTTCCAGTGGTACCCCAACACAAACCCCGATGCTCCGGGTGTTTTTGGTGCAAATAAGGCTGAGATTGCCGCCGACTTTGACAAACTGGTTTCGGACTTCACCGCCCTGGGCGGGAAGTATATGTTGGAAACCGAAGCGTATGAGCTGATCTATGATGGAAATGGCGCGGTCATAGGTGCGAAAGCCAAAAATCTGGTGGACGGTACCGTGTATACCATCAATGCTGATGCCGTGGTTCTCGCCACCGGTGGTTTTCTGGGCAGCAGTGAGATGACCCAAAAGTATCTCTCCGACAACTATTATCCCCTTAAGGGGGCATGGAATATGTACGGTAGCTATGGCAACGACGGTAAGATGATCGAAAATGCCATAGAAAACGGCGCAGCTACCTATAATATCGGTATGCCTCCTGAAGTGCATATGTCCGGGTCCGCTAAATTTATTCCTGCAAGCTACGGCTATGAGATACATGAGATCGAAGGTGCGATCGGCAGATTCTCCGGCGTACAGCGCGTCTGGTCTGTTGCCGATTTGCCCATGTACCTGGGTATTTCCGGCAATAGTCTGGCAGTCGGACGGGATGGTAAGCGTTTTACCGCAGAAACGGGTGTGGCCATGCTCGATCCGTGGATTGCGGGGCCGAACTATTACAGCATATGGAGTACCGATCAAATCAACGATATTAGGGATAATGGCTTTAGGTATGATATGGATGGCGTGGCGGCCGCGTTCTTAGGCTACCTGGGCGCTATTCCACAGGGAACACCTCTTCCTGAAGCCTACGATGTTTTGGATACTGCCATAAAGCTTGGATATGTGTATAAGGCCGATACGATTGAAGAACTGGCCCAAAAGATCGGTGTTGATCCCGCCGCTCTGACCGCCACCGTGGGTACCTACAACGGCTATTGTGCAGCGGGTGAAGATAAAGATTTCGGCAAAGACCCCGGCTATTTGGAAGCCATCGGCGACGGCCCCTATTATGCGGTCAAGATGGCCAGCTATAGTTACTGCACCTGCGCAGCCCTGGATGTGAATAGCGACCTGCAGGTACTTGATACCAATGGGAATCCCATCGACGGCCTGTTTGCTGTTGGTGGCGACAGCATGGGAGTACTTTTCAGCGACAGGAAACCCTATGTGACCTTTGGCGGCGCAAATAACGGCTGGGCGCTTACTTCGGCGTATATCTGCGGCAAGACCGTTGCAGACCACGTGGGAAGCAAGTAA
- a CDS encoding aldose 1-epimerase, translating to MAFYYDTEKIEEETSYLLGYKKESEHEHNVLIKVSPALGNNLYCFRVDEYEVVHYDTYFSLRSYYTGNPILYPFPNRLRNCFYEFRGKHYWHQKHGIPVFLHSLVYDEKWECDEPLVTETGVSLKTWIDINTKHPIFEGFPFPHTLCVIFEVTQKGCTITYEVKNHGKEEMPYGISYHTFFKKLCGDKDSFIRVPATYMMDLTDDLLPTGRLLDVEGENFDLRNPVPPSKLDLDNCYTGMIPGERVYIDYPAIGLRIYMDSTEDFTHMQVFTPKGKPFFCVEKQTCSTDAVNLDNKGFREAAHLLTVPPGEKKEGTVSFGFEFY from the coding sequence ATGGCTTTTTACTATGACACTGAAAAAATCGAAGAAGAAACATCGTATCTTCTTGGTTATAAGAAAGAATCAGAACATGAACACAATGTACTAATTAAGGTATCACCTGCACTGGGCAACAATCTTTATTGCTTTCGAGTGGATGAGTATGAAGTAGTGCACTATGATACATATTTTTCGTTACGCTCATATTACACGGGGAACCCGATTTTATATCCCTTCCCTAACAGATTGAGAAACTGCTTTTACGAATTCCGGGGAAAGCACTACTGGCACCAAAAGCACGGAATTCCTGTATTTCTTCATTCACTTGTGTACGATGAGAAATGGGAATGCGATGAACCTCTTGTTACAGAAACAGGGGTAAGCCTTAAGACATGGATTGATATCAACACAAAGCATCCGATTTTTGAAGGCTTTCCTTTTCCCCACACCCTCTGTGTAATCTTTGAGGTGACACAAAAGGGATGTACCATTACCTACGAAGTAAAAAATCATGGAAAAGAAGAGATGCCCTATGGTATTTCCTATCATACCTTCTTTAAGAAACTGTGCGGTGACAAGGATTCCTTCATCAGGGTCCCTGCCACATATATGATGGATCTTACGGACGATCTGCTTCCGACAGGAAGGCTTCTTGATGTAGAGGGGGAGAATTTCGATTTAAGAAATCCGGTACCGCCCAGCAAACTCGATTTGGATAATTGCTATACCGGGATGATTCCGGGAGAGCGGGTGTACATCGACTATCCGGCTATAGGGTTGAGGATTTACATGGACTCTACCGAGGATTTTACCCATATGCAGGTCTTTACCCCAAAAGGCAAACCATTTTTCTGTGTTGAGAAACAAACGTGTTCTACAGATGCCGTGAATTTGGATAACAAAGGCTTTAGAGAAGCGGCCCATCTTTTAACAGTCCCCCCCGGAGAAAAGAAAGAAGGGACCGTCTCTTTTGGTTTCGAGTTTTATTAA
- the melA gene encoding alpha-glucosidase/alpha-galactosidase yields MVKISLIGAGSVVFSKQLMVDILGFPELSDCRFCLEDIDPERLALTEKVARMFIKQRNGKAFIETTQSIDEAVKGADFIINMVQVGGFASTRIDFEIPEKYGMKQTIADSMSVGGIFRALRTMPVLDQLCQAILTYSPHAVLLNYTNPMAMLSLYVQRKYPEVNYVGLCHSVQTTSKQLALYLNIPYDELQYKVAGINHQAWFLELKQKGEDLYPRLNELKQKIDEDPSFVPEHLYAYKGNDSWFRENFKESAAETFETDKVRFEMLARLGYYVTESSEHNAEYCPYFLKDQKLIDRYKIPVNEYIRRCRLILKEFEEVKKTINSGRELHVDTSQEYAGFIIHSMVSGEKSTINGNVLNTGLITNLPTSCCVEVPCLVDRNGVQPTYIGELPEQLAAYNRTNISVQMLTVDAVLDNDKQHIYHAVMLDPIAVSMVRLDDMKPMVDEMFEAHGEMIPYFMKRGNV; encoded by the coding sequence ATGGTAAAAATTTCATTAATTGGAGCTGGAAGTGTGGTGTTTTCCAAACAGCTCATGGTGGATATTCTCGGGTTTCCGGAATTGTCGGACTGCCGTTTTTGTCTTGAAGATATAGACCCTGAAAGGCTTGCTCTTACGGAAAAAGTCGCAAGGATGTTTATCAAACAGCGAAATGGAAAGGCTTTCATTGAAACGACACAGAGTATCGACGAGGCAGTAAAAGGGGCCGATTTCATTATAAACATGGTCCAGGTAGGTGGATTTGCATCTACACGTATTGACTTCGAGATTCCCGAGAAGTACGGGATGAAGCAAACCATAGCTGATTCAATGAGTGTCGGTGGGATTTTCAGGGCACTGAGGACAATGCCCGTGCTGGACCAGCTGTGTCAGGCAATCTTAACATACAGCCCACATGCAGTCCTTTTGAATTATACCAACCCCATGGCAATGCTCTCCCTTTATGTTCAGAGGAAATATCCCGAGGTCAACTATGTGGGGCTTTGCCACAGTGTACAGACGACCTCCAAGCAGCTGGCCTTATACCTGAATATTCCGTATGACGAACTGCAGTATAAGGTTGCTGGTATTAATCATCAGGCATGGTTCTTGGAATTAAAGCAAAAGGGTGAGGACCTATACCCCCGACTCAACGAACTGAAACAAAAGATTGATGAGGACCCATCTTTTGTTCCTGAACATTTGTATGCATACAAAGGAAATGATTCATGGTTCCGAGAAAACTTCAAAGAGAGTGCGGCAGAAACCTTTGAAACGGATAAAGTTCGCTTTGAAATGCTTGCTCGGTTAGGCTATTACGTAACGGAATCCAGTGAGCATAATGCCGAATATTGTCCCTATTTTCTAAAAGACCAAAAGCTTATCGACAGGTATAAGATTCCTGTCAATGAATATATAAGGAGGTGCCGGTTAATCCTCAAAGAGTTCGAAGAAGTAAAAAAGACCATCAACTCCGGAAGGGAACTCCATGTTGATACGTCCCAAGAATATGCAGGCTTTATCATTCATTCCATGGTCTCCGGAGAGAAAAGTACGATAAACGGAAACGTTTTGAACACCGGGCTTATTACGAATCTTCCCACATCCTGTTGCGTCGAGGTCCCCTGTCTCGTAGACAGAAATGGAGTGCAGCCGACCTACATCGGTGAGCTTCCGGAACAGCTTGCGGCCTACAACAGGACAAACATCAGTGTACAAATGCTCACCGTCGATGCTGTTTTAGACAACGATAAGCAACATATCTATCATGCCGTTATGCTCGATCCGATAGCGGTATCAATGGTACGGCTGGATGATATGAAACCGATGGTAGATGAAATGTTTGAGGCCCACGGCGAAATGATTCCTTATTTCATGAAGCGAGGTAACGTATGA